A window from Citrus sinensis cultivar Valencia sweet orange chromosome 5, DVS_A1.0, whole genome shotgun sequence encodes these proteins:
- the LOC102628606 gene encoding pectinesterase, translated as MASNPSTLLIIYLFLLLFFSLSLADDFATSLFSSTLDPICKFTPHPDFCKANLPGNKPGTVHDYGRYSVHQSLSVARKFQSLVDHYRKLPSTSYLSTIRALEDCSLLAGMNVDSLSHASNTINSTNTLHSLQADDLHTLLSALLTNQQTCLDGLLETASASRITQALLAPLQNGAKFYSVSLALVIHGWFSGIKGGRWLTERKHLLSNTRPGINGDHLPLKMSSRDRRIYESVTGRKLLQANDDQFVENVSVDQMVVVNPNGTADYTTISDAVAAAPNSTDRSSNGYYLIYVAAGVYEEYVSIPKQKKNLMMIGAGKGLTVITGNRSYVDGWTTFNTATFAVVGQGFVAVNITFRNTAGPTKHQAVAVRNGADKSTFYSCSFEGYQDTLYAHSLRQFYRGCDIYGTIDFIFGNAAVVFQNCNMYPRRPLDNQFNAITAQGRTDPNQNTGISIHNCTIKAADDLANSINATQTYLGRPWKEYSRTVYMQSFMDSLIDPAGWKEWSGDFALNTTYYAEFSNTGPGSDTTNRVTWPGYHVINDTDAECFTVSSFIEGDAWLPETGVPFDGDLLS; from the exons ATGGCTTCAAATCCGTCAACTCTGCTTATAATTTATCTCTTTCTCTTgctcttcttctctctttcaCTCGCTGATGATTTTGCTACAAGCTTATTCTCATCAACTCTCGACCCAATTTGCAAATTCACCCCTCATCCGGATTTCTGCAAGGCCAATTTGCCCGGTAACAAGCCTGGTACAGTTCATGACTATGGCAGATACTCTGTTCATCAATCTTTATCAGTAGCTAGAAAATTTCAATCATTAGTTGATCATTACCGCAAGCTTCCATCAACATCGTACTTATCCACCATTCGTGCACTCGAAGATTGCAGCCTCTTAGCTGGAATGAACGTAGACTCCTTGTCACATGCTTCAAATACTATAAATTCTACAAACACTTTGCATAGCCTGCAAGCTGATGATTTGCATACTTTGCTTAGTGCCCTTTTGACAAACCAACAAACTTGCTTAGATGGTCTTCTAGAGACCGCTTCAGCTTCAAGAATTACGCAAGCTCTTTTAGCCCCTCTTCAGAATGGGGCTAAATTTTACAGTGTCTCTCTTGCACTTGTGATTCACGGTTGGTTTTCAGGGATAAAAGGTGGCAGATGGCTAACAGAAAGAAAGCATTTACTTTCCAACACGAGGCCTGGCATCAATGGTGATCATTTACCTTTGAAAATGTCTAGCCGTGATCGAAGAATTTATGAGTCCGTAACAGGGAGAAAGCTTCTTCAAGCTAATGATGATCAGTTTGTGGAAAATGTGTCAGTGGACCAAATGGTGGTTGTGAATCCAAATGGAACTGCTGATTATACAACCATAAGTGATGCAGTGGCTGCAGCACCAAATAGTACTGATAGAAGCAGCAACGGGTACTATTTGATTTATGTGGCTGCTGGTGTTTATGAAGAGTACGTTTCAATTCCAAAGCAGAAGaaaaatttgatgatgattggAGCTGGTAAAGGCCTTACTGTGATCACTGGCAATAGAAGTTATGTTGATGGATGGACTACTTTCAACACTGCAACATTTG CTGTTGTTGGGCAAGGATTTGTTGCGGTGAACATAACATTTCGGAACACAGCAGGACCAACCAAGCATCAAGCAGTGGCTGTCCGAAATGGAGCTGACAAGTCCACATTCTACAGCTGCAGTTTTGAAGGCTACCAAGACACCTTGTACGCACATTCTCTGAGGCAATTCTACAGAGGCTGTGACATTTATGGCACAATCGACTTCATATTTGGCAATGCAGCCGTTGTTTTTCAGAATTGCAACATGTATCCGCGGCGTCCATTGGATAACCAATTCAACGCCATCACAGCACAAGGCAGAACTGATCCTAACCAAAACACTGGCATTTCGATACACAATTGCACCATCAAGGCAGCCGATGACTTGGCCAACAGCATCAACGCGACACAAACGTACCTTGGAAGGCCATGGAAGGAGTATTCGAGAACTGTTTATATGCAATCATTCATGGATAGCTTGATTGATCCTGCTGGTTGGAAAGAATGGTCTGGTGACTTTGCTCTAAATACAACATATTATGCAGAATTTAGCAATACTGGTCCCGGATCAGATACTACTAACAGGGTCACTTGGCCTGGTTACCATGTGATAAATGATACTGATGCTGAGTGTTTTACCGTCTCCAGTTTCATTGAAGGAGATGCTTGGTTGCCCGAAACTGGAGTGCCTTTTGATGGTGATTTGCTTTCTTGA
- the LOC102628891 gene encoding putative pectinesterase/pectinesterase inhibitor 22: protein MGLAYFFLILIFSPSLAALSNATSLDKQNLSPQALMTLACSSIQNQDSCLLNLQTALENEIPQTPNSILHAALRASLNEGKLAIQSITKFNSLSISSREQMAIEDCKELLDFSVSELAWSLDEMKRIRAGDKNVHYEGNLKAWLSAALSNQDTCLEGFEGTDRRLENFINGSLQQVTQLITNVLSLYTQLHSLPFKPPRINDTQSESPKFPKWTTEGDKGLMDMKPTRMHADAVVALDGTGHYRTITEAINAAPSYSKRRYVIYVKKGVYRENVDMKKKKTNIMLVGDGIGATVVTGNRNFMQGWTTFRTATVAVSGKGFIARDMTFRNTAGPQNHQAVALRVDSDQSAFFRCSVEGYQDTLYAHSLRQFYRECNIYGTIDFIFGNGAAVLQNCKIYSRVPLPLQKVTITAQGRKNPNQNTGFSIQDSYVVATQPTYLGRPWKQYSRTVYMNTYMSGLVQPRGWLEWYGNFALNTLWYGEYRNYGPGASLNGRVKWPGYHIIRDASAARYFTAGRFIDGMAWLPGTGIRFTAGLGT, encoded by the exons ATGGGCTTGGcctatttttttctaattctaatCTTTTCGCCTTCACTTGCAGCTTTATCCAATGCAACATCTTTagacaaacaaaatttatccCCACAAGCCCTGATGACACTAGCTTGTTCAAGTATTCAAAACCAGGATTCTTGCCTCTTAAATCTACAAACAGCACTTGAAAACGAGATCCCTCAAACTCCAAATTCAATCTTACATGCAGCTCTTAGAGCCTCACTTAATGAAGGAAAACTGGCAATCCAATCAATAACAAAGTTCAACTCTTTGTCTATCAGTTCTCGCGAACAGATGGCCATTGAAGACTGCAAAGAGCTCTTAGATTTCTCTGTTTCTGAATTGGCCTGGTCTTTAGATGAAATGAAACGGATTCGAGCTGGAGATAAGAATGTTCACTATGAAGGAAACCTGAAAGCTTGGTTAAGTGCTGCATTGAGTAACCAAGACACATGCCTTGAAGGGTTCGAGGGCACAGACCGGCGTCTGGAGAATTTCATAAACGGAAGCCTGCAACAAGTTACGCAACTCATTACCAATGTGTTATCTCTGTACACTCAGTTGCACAGCTTGCCTTTCAAGCCACCTCGAATCAACGATACACAAAGCGAAAGCCCAAAGTTCCCGAAATGGACGACTGAGGGCGATAAAGGGCTTATGGATATGAAACCAACAAGAATGCATGCCGATGCAGTTGTTGCATTAGATGGGACCGGCCATTACCGTACCATCACAGAAGCAATAAATGCGGCTCCAAGTTACAGTAAGAGGAGGTATGTCATATATGTGAAGAAAGGAGTTTACAGAGAAAACGTTgacatgaagaagaagaaaaccaATATTATGCTTGTCGGAGATGGCATTGGAGCCACTGTGGTGACCGGTAACCGGAATTTCATGCAAGGCTGGACTACATTTCGCACTGCCACCGTTG CTGTTTCCGGCAAAGGATTTATAGCAAGAGATATGACATTTCGCAACACAGCCGGACCCCAGAACCATCAAGCAGTGGCCCTTAGAGTTGATTCAGATCAATCAGCCTTCTTTCGCTGCAGCGTGGAAGGCTACCAAGACACACTCTATGCTCACTCTCTGCGACAATTTTACCGCGAGTGCAACATCTACGGCACAATCGACTTCATATTTGGCAACGGTGCAGCCGTTCTGCAGAACTGCAAGATCTACTCTCGAGTTCCACTACCTCTGCAAAAGGTCACAATCACGGCACAGGGCAGGAAAAACCCGAATCAGAACACCGGGTTTTCGATACAAGATAGCTATGTTGTGGCCACTCAGCCAACTTATTTGGGCAGGCCTTGGAAGCAATATTCAAGGACAGTTTACATGAACACTTATATGAGTGGCTTGGTTCAGCCTAGAGGCTGGCTTGAATGGTATGGGAATTTTGCTTTGAACACATTGTGGTATGGTGAATATAGGAACTACGGCCCTGGTGCTTCTCTTAATGGAAGAGTCAAATGGCCTGGTTACCACATTATTAGAGACGCTTCCGCAGCTAGATACTTTACTGCTGGCCGTTTTATCGACGGGATGGCTTGGTTGCCGGGTACCGGTATCAGGTTCACAGCAGGATTGGGCACTTAA